One Actinospica robiniae DSM 44927 genomic region harbors:
- a CDS encoding DUF5919 domain-containing protein, whose product MATLGWMIRLGRWYTRKPKLVGFSALVVLILVLAGASVATGFTHGFLPNLLLNAAGDMLGGMVILLMIEPIVSRAAVQIRQHPHLDFRLFARRIPLAEREILVLDTYSGLFDAVNGQRAVDRLRDAARRGVKVKILLMSPTTDASRLRQEQLAAANPGLQIDALLHGNISLLSRLENELRGRGYEPEADFAARAAIGSFDAGAEESVERELAERDTGEQMALITQALDEDSLEEHVPLSQASIPAPRGGQQTASTADAAGNFEFRLYAVAAPFTLYARDETLLFALLPAYQQAHDAPQLEISRGSQTGMQIIETFNELWREAREVRHLAPIRLSDDPNARPLLVRNVIVNANTYYVSNRINAALETHPDQHFWPGQSGGEACEAEVVARGSTLDDLLDYAYQRKYGRELPASGPDFVVMRPALRGAVPRDRTVEFDRLPLSQILGWLAEARRSVRILDTSSILIGQDGDEAEARAFVAAALRALANGATVRILLLAPTTSAALERAQEIRDPGFDRMVERNIQRLRYLTAQLPDHGIEPERLQVRLYDQLPVISVHQIDDRVMAGFLPYRRRSSLTSQYESQRHSDLGEYAVDQFQRLWVRARPLSGLRYVTLWTSSAEPGVRLLVRAWRVDRLWYMASARVEDLIERAAPAGRGAVRAMIEDTPQGAFRLSEPLEPAGHRAVWDEFARIYSSSDPGVAVRALLADR is encoded by the coding sequence TTGGCCACCCTGGGCTGGATGATCCGCCTCGGCCGCTGGTACACCCGCAAACCGAAGCTGGTCGGCTTCAGCGCCCTGGTGGTGCTGATCCTGGTGCTGGCCGGGGCGAGCGTGGCCACCGGCTTCACCCACGGCTTCCTGCCCAACCTGCTGCTGAACGCGGCCGGGGACATGCTCGGCGGCATGGTCATCCTGCTGATGATCGAGCCGATCGTCTCCCGGGCCGCGGTGCAGATCCGCCAGCACCCGCACCTGGACTTCCGGCTCTTCGCCCGGCGGATCCCGCTGGCGGAGCGGGAGATCCTGGTGCTCGACACCTACAGCGGGCTGTTCGACGCGGTCAACGGCCAGCGTGCGGTCGACCGGCTGCGCGACGCGGCCCGGCGCGGGGTGAAGGTCAAGATCCTGCTGATGAGCCCGACCACCGACGCTTCCCGGCTGCGCCAGGAGCAGCTGGCCGCCGCCAATCCGGGGCTGCAGATCGACGCGCTCCTGCACGGCAACATCTCGCTGCTCTCGCGGTTGGAGAACGAGCTGCGGGGCCGCGGGTACGAGCCGGAGGCGGACTTCGCCGCGAGGGCCGCGATCGGTTCGTTCGACGCCGGGGCCGAAGAGTCGGTCGAACGCGAGCTAGCCGAGCGTGACACCGGCGAGCAGATGGCGCTGATCACCCAGGCGCTGGACGAGGACTCGCTGGAGGAGCACGTCCCGCTGAGTCAGGCCTCGATCCCGGCACCGCGGGGCGGGCAGCAGACGGCCTCGACGGCGGACGCGGCCGGCAACTTCGAGTTCCGCCTCTACGCCGTGGCCGCGCCGTTCACCCTCTACGCCCGGGACGAGACGCTGCTGTTCGCCCTGCTGCCCGCTTATCAGCAGGCGCATGACGCGCCGCAGCTGGAGATCAGCCGCGGTTCGCAGACCGGCATGCAGATCATCGAGACGTTCAACGAGCTCTGGCGCGAGGCACGGGAAGTACGGCACCTGGCTCCGATCCGACTGTCCGACGATCCGAACGCCCGGCCGCTGCTCGTGCGCAACGTCATCGTGAACGCGAACACTTATTACGTCTCCAACCGCATCAACGCCGCGCTCGAGACGCACCCGGATCAGCACTTCTGGCCGGGGCAGAGCGGCGGCGAGGCGTGCGAGGCCGAGGTCGTCGCGCGCGGGTCGACGCTGGACGATCTGCTCGACTACGCCTATCAGCGCAAGTACGGCCGTGAGCTGCCGGCCTCGGGCCCCGACTTCGTGGTGATGCGCCCCGCGCTTCGCGGCGCCGTGCCTCGAGACCGGACGGTCGAGTTCGACCGCCTGCCGCTCAGTCAGATCCTGGGCTGGCTCGCCGAAGCGCGGCGCAGCGTGCGGATCCTGGACACCAGCTCCATCCTGATAGGGCAGGACGGCGACGAGGCCGAGGCCAGAGCGTTCGTCGCGGCGGCGTTGCGTGCCTTGGCGAACGGCGCGACCGTACGGATCCTGCTGCTCGCCCCGACTACCTCCGCAGCGCTCGAACGCGCGCAGGAGATCCGCGACCCGGGCTTCGATCGGATGGTGGAGCGCAACATCCAGCGGCTGCGTTATCTGACCGCGCAGCTGCCCGACCACGGCATCGAGCCGGAGCGCCTGCAAGTGCGCTTGTACGATCAGCTGCCGGTGATCAGCGTGCACCAGATCGACGACCGCGTGATGGCCGGATTCCTGCCCTACCGCAGGCGTTCCTCGCTCACCTCGCAGTACGAGTCGCAGCGCCACTCGGACCTCGGCGAGTATGCCGTCGACCAGTTCCAGCGGCTGTGGGTGCGGGCCAGGCCGCTGTCCGGGCTGCGCTACGTCACGCTGTGGACCTCGTCGGCCGAGCCGGGCGTCCGGCTGCTGGTGCGCGCGTGGCGGGTGGACCGGCTCTGGTACATGGCTTCGGCGCGCGTGGAGGACCTGATCGAGCGGGCCGCGCCGGCCGGGCGGGGCGCGGTGCGGGCGATGATCGAGGACACGCCGCAGGGCGCCTTCCGGCTCTCCGAACCGCTCGAGCCCGCCGGGCACCGGGCGGTGTGGGACGAGTTCGCCCGCATCTATTCGTCCTCGGATCCGGGCGTCGCGGTCAGGGCACTGCTGGCCGATCGCTGA
- a CDS encoding sigma-70 family RNA polymerase sigma factor → MNLSERAIDCFEEQRPRLRALAGRMLGSSAEAEDAVQEAWLRFDRAGDEPVENVAGWLTTVVTRICLNLLRARQTRREDPLETVDRPLTVVAGEPAPEGEAELAEEVGLALLVVLDKLSPAERVAFVLHDLFEVPFDDMAPMMERSTAAVRQLASRARRRVRGLPAPTPDAARARRAVDAYLAATRSGDFEALLTLLDPDVVLYADECVVPSPVPLTLQGALAVARSAMGAVERAQATGIALIEGTPALVMAPFGRLAVVMRFTVGADGIREIDVIAAPERLRALEIATLEG, encoded by the coding sequence ATGAATCTCAGCGAGCGCGCGATCGACTGCTTCGAGGAGCAAAGGCCCAGGTTGCGAGCCCTGGCCGGCCGGATGCTCGGCTCGTCGGCGGAAGCCGAGGACGCCGTGCAGGAGGCCTGGCTGCGCTTCGACCGGGCCGGCGATGAACCCGTTGAAAACGTTGCCGGCTGGCTCACCACCGTCGTCACCAGGATCTGCCTGAACCTGTTGCGGGCCCGGCAGACCCGCCGCGAGGATCCGCTGGAGACCGTCGATCGGCCGCTGACGGTCGTCGCGGGCGAGCCCGCGCCGGAGGGCGAGGCGGAGTTGGCGGAGGAGGTGGGGCTGGCACTGCTGGTCGTGCTGGACAAGCTCAGCCCGGCCGAGCGCGTCGCGTTCGTGCTGCACGACCTCTTCGAGGTCCCCTTCGACGACATGGCGCCGATGATGGAGCGCTCGACGGCGGCCGTGCGCCAGCTCGCCAGCCGGGCCCGACGCCGTGTCCGCGGTCTGCCCGCGCCCACGCCGGACGCCGCGCGGGCCCGCCGAGCCGTGGACGCGTACCTTGCCGCCACCCGCTCGGGCGACTTCGAGGCCTTGCTGACCCTGCTCGACCCGGACGTCGTCCTCTACGCCGACGAATGCGTCGTCCCCTCGCCCGTGCCGCTCACTCTGCAGGGCGCGCTCGCCGTCGCCCGCAGCGCGATGGGTGCGGTGGAACGCGCCCAGGCGACCGGGATCGCGCTCATCGAGGGCACTCCGGCGCTGGTGATGGCGCCGTTCGGCCGCTTGGCCGTGGTCATGCGGTTCACCGTCGGCGCGGACGGCATCCGCGAGATCGACGTGATCGCCGCGCCGGAGCGGTTGCGCGCGCTGGAGATCGCGACGCTCGAGGGCTGA